The following DNA comes from Apus apus isolate bApuApu2 chromosome 24, bApuApu2.pri.cur, whole genome shotgun sequence.
GAGAGGACTCTGCCCCAGCCTCCCCCTACCCAGTGCAACCGGAACCCAACTCACCAACGTTAGTGGGAAAGATGTCCTCGTTGTTGATCTGTACCTCAATCCAGTCCATCAGGAGGTTCATGTACTGGGGAGCAGACAGGGCGGTGGGTTTGCGGTACTTGTGCTCGTCCTGCCACCGGTACTCGTACTTGGGTCCCCCCGACATGACGGGGCAGGACTGCTCTGTGCAATAGTCACTGATGGTGCCGTAGATCAGGTTGATGCGGTTGAAGAAGTCCACCACGTGCACGGCCACCCAGTCgttctgctcctctcctggcGGCAGCTGGACGGCGACTTTCAAGTCCAGGCCGGCGTTGAGGGAGGCTTGAGCCTTCTTGTGCAGCTCAAACCGCTGAGTCCCCGGCTCAAACTTGCGCTTGGGCCGGAAGGTTTTGTCTTTATTGAACACTTGCTTTAAAGCGTgggacatttttcttctcttctttctctttccaggtCCGTGGTGGTGACAGGCGGAGACGCGGCGCTGCTGGGCCACTTCCGCGGCCCGGCTGGGGCGACTCTGATCTTCACAGAAACCTCCCTCTGCTCATCTGGTCCTGATCTgcaaggcagcacagcagggcagcgATTAGGAGCAGCTCTCTCCACAGGGAACCTTGCCTCAATCCCATAGGAAGAGATCTGGGATACCATCTGGGCTCTTGCCCCAGATCTGAGACCGGGGGGGGAGGCCAGTGCCAGCTTTTCCTGCCTcccccttctcttcccagcccagcctgcagcagagctcagctctcaGAGGTGACCTGGGCTGAAGGAAGAGTCATCCCTGCAAGATCAGAGTGGGAGCAAGGGAACCAGCCCCAAAGGGAACCAGCTCCGAAGGGAAGAGATGtgacaggaagggaaaaaatgaaatattgagGAGTAGTTCCCCcccctccagctgcccagcctggtCACTGCAGGAGATGCTGCCACTCACCTGACACCACCACACCAAGAGGCCCAAACCCCACAGAAACAAGGAGCAACTCTACCACCTATTCAGCTCCAATACACCAAATCATTTAGAAGGGTAAAACTTTCAGTTGGATTTTACCTGGACGAGATTTTTCACCAACACTGCCCCCCTTTGGAAACAAGCCTACTGAAAAGATAAGATCCCACAGCCCCACGTTCAGCTCTGTTGCCAGATGTACCCCAACAAAACAGCCGTTTAAGAAGGAGCTGCAGGTACTGTCATGGTGCTAAAGACAGGACATGAAAGGGTGGAGGGGAACAAGAAGTCACAGCTCAGGCACCCAGAAAGAGAACATCCCAAAATAACAGCAGCTCtaccagcagccacagcctcttCTGCAGGTGCAGACAGACcacaaacatatttttcacttcattttagTTCATTTCAAGTTGAAGGCTGGTTGAAAGCTGGAAGATCAGGGAAAGCTTGCCTTCCTCTTCCAGTCTGTGGAAGAGAATTAGCTCCAAGAGGGTGAGACACAAGATCTGAAAGGATGCTGACAAGAAACACAGCTCTGTTTATCTGTAGCTAATTATACCTCCTTTGTTCCCACATCCATCCCCTCGTTTAATTTGTGTCAAGCTGCTCTTTGATGGAAGCTTAAGGCAGAAAGCTGTGTaccaaaaatattattttacacGTGCTGGATAGAGAAATAAGTagagtaacagaaaataattagagCTGAATCTGGCAAATAACAGTTCCCAcaattttagaagaaaacaatcaaacaaataCCTTCCACAAAGCAGAAATCTACTCAGATTCATATTAAGCTGTAGTGTAGCTCAAATAGGTAAATAGTATCCTTAAATGTTGGCAAGAAAATCCCAAATTCAAGGTCAATACTAACTTAGAGACCAGCTGTGTTGTGACAAACAGATGCTGCATAGTGCTAAtcagtgctgcttctctggagaaagattaaaaagatTTAAACCAAGGcctcttgttttcttatttaattacagcaaggaagaaaacccaaaccacttcaGTTCATCCCACTAAGAACAGGGTCAGTGTTTCctaatgctgcttttcctccaggAATGGGCTCGGCAAcctctgctgtgcagagcagagagatcCAAAACTCCTGCTGCAACATGAGGTATGACATGCACTGGGAGAAACCAAAAAATGATTTTCATGTGATTTGGTGAGATTCACCCTGGGCTGGAAGGGGAGTTCACTGAAGACAGCACTGCTAGAACAGCTGCTGTGACCCCATAAGGTGCTGTGTGAGAGTCAACAAGAGAAAACCCCCCCGAAAATGTGCCCTTATGAGGTGTCTGATCACACCACTGACATG
Coding sequences within:
- the MOB3A gene encoding MOB kinase activator 3A; its protein translation is MSHALKQVFNKDKTFRPKRKFEPGTQRFELHKKAQASLNAGLDLKVAVQLPPGEEQNDWVAVHVVDFFNRINLIYGTISDYCTEQSCPVMSGGPKYEYRWQDEHKYRKPTALSAPQYMNLLMDWIEVQINNEDIFPTNVGTPFPKNFLPVVKKILSRLFRVFVHVYIHHFDRITQMGSEAHVNTCYKHFYYFVKEFNLIDTKELEPLKEMTSRMCH